Within Dehalococcoidia bacterium, the genomic segment TTGCCGGATTGGCCGGCCTGCGGCTCCAGGAGCGCTGGTCCGTACCCCACGCGACCATGTTCCACACGCTCGGCGAGGTGAAGAATCGGGCCAGTCTGTCCGAGAACGAGCCCCTGATGCGGATCTCGGCCGAGGCCGAGATCGTTGGCGGGGCTGACCGGATTGTCTGCGCGACCGAGCTCGAGAAGTCCCAGCTCGTGCACCTGTACGGCGCCGAGCCTGACCGCGTCGAGGTTGTCCCCCTCGGCGTCGATATCGAGCGCTTCCGCCCGCTCGACAAGGAGCAGGCGCGGCGCGAGCTTGGCTTCGAGGACGAGAGAATCATCCTTTTCGTCGGCCGGCTGGAGCCCCTGAAGGGCGTCGACATCCTGATAAACGCCGCCGCGATGCTCGAGAGCGACGTCGAATGCAGCGTGCTGATCGTTGGTGGCGACGAGAGCTCGACGGCTCAGATGACCCAGCTCAAGGGCCTCGCGAGTGACCTGGGAATAGGGCACAGGGTCGCCTTCATCGGCGCCGTTGACCATGAGAAGCTGCCTCTCTTCTACAACGCCGCCGATGTCTGTGTGGTGCCCTCTCACTATGAGAGCTTCGGCCTGGTGGCTGTCGAGGCGATGGCCTGCGGCGTGCCGGTGGTCGCGTCCCGCGTAGGAGGGCTTACGGGCACCGTCAAGGACGGAGAGACCGGCTACCTGGTGCCGTGGCTCTGTCCCGAACCTTTCGCCGAGCGCATTGAAATGCTGCTCGAGAACGAGTCGTTGCGCCGCAACCTCGGAGAAGCCGCACGCGAGGCTGTCGCCCGCTTCCGCTGGGGGAACGTGGCGGCGCGCATCCTTCAGGTCTACGACGCCCTCCTCCAGGAGGGTACGCCGGCCCCGGTCTCGACGGCCTAGACGGCAATGCAACTCAGCCTGCCATCGCTCCTCAGACGAGACGGCGCCACGGCCGCGGGCCGGGGCGGCCGGCTGCCGCCGCTGGAAGGCCCGAAGACCCTCATGGCCATCATGGCCCACCCGGACGACATCGACTTCACTTCGGCCGGGACGATCGCGAAGTTCTGCTCAGAGGGTTGGACCGTGTACTACGTGCTCGCCACCAGCGGTGACAAGGGCACGCACGAGAACCTCACGCGGCAAGAGCTGGCGGCGATGCGAGAGCAGGAGCAGCGCGAGGCGGCTGCCGTCCTCGGCGTCAAGGACGTCATCTTCCTGGGCTATCCAGATGGCTTCGTCTATCCGACGGCCGAGTTGCGCGGCCAGATCGTGCGCCTCCTGAAGAAGTACGAGGTCGA encodes:
- a CDS encoding glycosyltransferase: MAGRVAVLMMHTSPAARPGGAKAGGMNVYVTELSKEMARAGWEVDIFSRKTSAATPHVAEIEPRLRVVHVDAGPPEPLPPEALRDYVDDFADAVEAFAAAEGARYDLVHSHYWLAGLAGLRLQERWSVPHATMFHTLGEVKNRASLSENEPLMRISAEAEIVGGADRIVCATELEKSQLVHLYGAEPDRVEVVPLGVDIERFRPLDKEQARRELGFEDERIILFVGRLEPLKGVDILINAAAMLESDVECSVLIVGGDESSTAQMTQLKGLASDLGIGHRVAFIGAVDHEKLPLFYNAADVCVVPSHYESFGLVAVEAMACGVPVVASRVGGLTGTVKDGETGYLVPWLCPEPFAERIEMLLENESLRRNLGEAAREAVARFRWGNVAARILQVYDALLQEGTPAPVSTA